A genome region from Bacillota bacterium includes the following:
- a CDS encoding 4Fe-4S dicluster domain-containing protein, with translation MAVAESTLSGPKTREVLPEETRSRFFPAQVEDISGQSIWACMQCGTCTGSCQLAQEMDHTPRRIMEMVRTGLREQVLTSRAIWYCASCHSCTVRCPRGIQVTRVMITLKSLALRAGHVSPRDDAPAFYESFLRVLRLFGRMHEPTLVTAYALRTRPTRVLGMMPMALGLMRRGRMAPLPDRAPGLAELRRLMAAVERVRDSESAGAREVGIRVEQAPRARGEEVMAR, from the coding sequence ATGGCTGTAGCCGAGTCGACGCTTAGCGGACCCAAGACCCGCGAGGTGCTGCCCGAGGAAACCCGCAGCCGCTTCTTTCCCGCGCAAGTGGAGGACATCTCGGGCCAGTCCATCTGGGCCTGCATGCAGTGCGGGACCTGCACCGGTTCCTGCCAGCTCGCGCAGGAGATGGACCACACCCCGCGCCGGATCATGGAGATGGTGCGCACCGGGCTCAGGGAGCAGGTGCTGACCAGCCGGGCCATCTGGTACTGCGCCTCCTGCCACTCCTGCACGGTGCGCTGCCCGCGGGGCATCCAGGTGACCCGGGTGATGATCACCCTCAAGTCGCTGGCCCTGCGCGCCGGGCACGTAAGCCCGCGGGACGACGCCCCCGCCTTCTACGAGAGCTTCCTGCGGGTATTGCGGCTGTTCGGGCGCATGCATGAGCCCACCCTGGTGACCGCCTATGCCTTGCGCACCCGGCCCACGCGGGTGCTCGGCATGATGCCCATGGCCCTGGGGCTGATGCGCCGGGGACGCATGGCCCCCCTCCCCGACCGCGCTCCCGGCCTGGCCGAGCTGCGGCGGCTCATGGCGGCGGTGGAGAGGGTGCGCGACTCCGAGAGCGCCGGCGCCCGCGAGGTGGGCATCCGGGTGGAACAGGCGCCCCGGGCGCGCGGCGAAGAGGTGATGGCCCGGTGA
- the hypB gene encoding hydrogenase nickel incorporation protein HypB, which produces MKVILARDLRAASERVAEANRARFRQQGVLAVNVMGSPGAGKTALLEATLPRLHPRYGCTVVEGDIATARDGERIAALGVPVVQLNTGGACHLDPAMVARALEELPGGGRLLFVENVGNLVCPAEVDIGTDRTVVVFSVTEGPDKPEKYPLAFSKADAVVLSKVDLLPHLDLAREDFLKVLHRCAPAAAVFPLSTRTDEGIDAWCAWMEAQVATQHTDPPGEG; this is translated from the coding sequence GTGAAGGTGATCCTGGCCAGGGACCTGCGGGCGGCCAGTGAACGGGTGGCGGAAGCCAACCGGGCCCGGTTCCGCCAGCAGGGGGTGCTGGCCGTCAACGTCATGGGATCGCCCGGGGCGGGGAAGACGGCACTGCTGGAAGCCACTCTGCCCCGCCTGCATCCGCGCTATGGCTGCACGGTGGTGGAGGGCGACATCGCCACCGCCCGGGACGGCGAGCGCATCGCCGCCCTGGGCGTGCCGGTGGTGCAGCTCAACACCGGGGGTGCCTGCCACCTGGATCCCGCCATGGTGGCCCGCGCCCTGGAGGAGCTGCCGGGGGGCGGGCGCCTGCTCTTCGTAGAGAACGTGGGCAACCTGGTGTGCCCGGCCGAGGTAGACATCGGCACTGATCGCACCGTGGTGGTGTTCTCGGTCACCGAGGGACCCGACAAGCCCGAGAAGTACCCGCTGGCCTTCTCGAAGGCGGACGCGGTGGTGCTGAGCAAGGTGGACCTCCTCCCCCACCTGGACCTGGCGCGGGAGGATTTCCTCAAGGTACTCCATCGCTGCGCGCCCGCCGCGGCGGTGTTCCCCCTTTCCACCCGTACGGACGAAGGCATCGACGCCTGGTGTGCCTGGATGGAAGCTCAGGTAGCAACGCAACATACGGATCCCCCTGGGGAGGGATAA
- a CDS encoding CoB--CoM heterodisulfide reductase iron-sulfur subunit A family protein, whose translation MARIGVYVCHCGTNIAGTVDVAAVRDFAAALPGVVVARDYQYMCSDPGQDLMRKDITQMGLDRVVVASCSPRMHEPTFRRALEGAGLNGYLLEMANIREHVSWVTAGVAAATRKAKALVAGAVRRVALHQPLEERYADVTPQALVVGGGIAGIEAALKIADGGFRVHLVEKEPSIGGQMAKLDKTFPTLDCSACILTPKMVAVAQHPNIVLHTYSEVERVDGFVGNFRVTIRHKARSVDMQKCTGCGTCWSKCPYTAPSEFDEGLGKRKLIYIPFPQAVPNKPVIDRERCVKFRSGKCGACQKLCPTGAIDFTQQDELVEESFGAIIVATGYSLLDPGRGPWGYGRYPNVLTALQLERMINASGPTGGHVQVQDGGTPRAVAILHCIGSRDQNYHEYCSNVCCMYSLKLAHLVKEKTGAEVYNFYIDIRAFGKAYEEFYNRVQNEGVYFIRGKGAEVGSRDGRLLVRCEDTLLGKYREVPVDMVVLSPAMEARPDASHLSQVFGIQRSADGFFLEAHAKLEPLKTATDGVFIAGACQGPKDIPYSVAQGAGAAAEVLRLLSAGRVTISPVVAQVAAEICSGCRACLPICPYNAVSYDEVTKVARVNEALCKGCGTCVAACPSGALSVSHFRTPQVLAQIEEVLAV comes from the coding sequence TTGGCCAGGATAGGTGTTTACGTCTGTCACTGTGGCACCAACATCGCCGGCACCGTCGATGTGGCGGCGGTGCGGGACTTCGCCGCCGCCCTGCCCGGGGTGGTGGTGGCCCGCGACTACCAGTACATGTGCTCCGACCCGGGCCAGGACCTCATGCGCAAGGACATCACCCAGATGGGCCTGGACCGGGTCGTGGTGGCCTCCTGCTCCCCGCGCATGCACGAACCCACCTTCCGGCGGGCCCTGGAAGGCGCGGGACTGAACGGTTACCTGCTGGAGATGGCCAACATCCGCGAGCACGTCTCCTGGGTCACCGCCGGCGTGGCGGCCGCCACCCGCAAGGCGAAGGCCCTGGTGGCCGGGGCGGTGCGCCGGGTGGCCCTGCACCAGCCCCTGGAGGAGCGGTACGCCGACGTAACCCCGCAGGCGCTGGTGGTGGGAGGCGGCATCGCCGGCATAGAAGCGGCCCTGAAGATCGCCGACGGCGGCTTCCGCGTCCACCTGGTGGAGAAGGAACCCTCCATCGGCGGCCAGATGGCCAAGCTGGACAAGACCTTCCCCACCCTGGACTGCTCGGCCTGCATCCTCACCCCCAAGATGGTGGCGGTGGCCCAGCACCCCAACATCGTGCTGCACACCTACTCGGAAGTGGAACGGGTGGACGGGTTCGTGGGCAACTTCCGGGTCACCATCCGCCACAAGGCCCGCTCCGTAGATATGCAAAAGTGCACGGGATGCGGCACCTGCTGGTCCAAGTGCCCGTACACCGCCCCCAGCGAGTTCGACGAGGGCCTGGGCAAGCGCAAGCTCATCTACATCCCCTTCCCCCAGGCCGTCCCCAACAAGCCCGTCATCGACCGGGAGCGGTGCGTGAAGTTCCGGAGCGGAAAGTGCGGTGCCTGCCAGAAGCTCTGCCCCACCGGGGCCATCGACTTCACCCAGCAGGACGAGCTGGTGGAAGAGAGCTTCGGAGCCATCATCGTGGCAACGGGTTACTCGCTGCTCGACCCCGGCCGCGGCCCCTGGGGGTACGGCCGCTACCCCAACGTGCTCACCGCCCTCCAGCTCGAGCGCATGATCAACGCCTCCGGGCCCACGGGCGGGCACGTGCAAGTGCAGGACGGCGGCACCCCGCGGGCGGTGGCCATCCTGCACTGCATCGGCAGCCGCGACCAGAACTACCACGAGTACTGCTCCAACGTGTGCTGCATGTACAGCCTGAAGCTGGCCCACCTGGTGAAGGAGAAAACCGGTGCGGAAGTCTACAACTTCTACATCGACATCCGCGCCTTCGGTAAGGCCTACGAGGAGTTCTACAACCGGGTGCAGAACGAGGGCGTCTACTTCATCCGGGGCAAGGGGGCCGAGGTGGGCAGCCGGGACGGCCGCCTGCTGGTGCGCTGCGAGGATACCCTGCTCGGGAAGTACCGCGAGGTCCCCGTGGACATGGTGGTGCTCTCCCCGGCCATGGAGGCCCGGCCGGACGCCAGTCACCTGAGCCAGGTCTTCGGCATCCAGCGTTCCGCGGACGGCTTCTTCCTGGAGGCCCACGCCAAGCTCGAACCCCTCAAAACGGCCACCGACGGCGTGTTCATCGCCGGCGCCTGCCAGGGCCCCAAGGACATCCCGTACAGCGTGGCCCAGGGGGCGGGAGCGGCGGCCGAGGTGCTCCGCCTGCTCTCCGCCGGGCGGGTGACCATCTCCCCGGTGGTGGCCCAGGTGGCCGCCGAGATCTGCTCCGGGTGCCGCGCCTGCCTGCCCATCTGCCCGTACAACGCCGTCTCGTATGACGAGGTGACCAAAGTGGCACGGGTCAACGAGGCCCTCTGCAAGGGATGCGGTACCTGCGTGGCCGCCTGCCCCTCCGGGGCCCTGTCGGTGAGCCACTTCCGCACGCCCCAGGTGCTGGCTCAGATCGAGGAGGTGCTGGCGGTATGA
- a CDS encoding oxidoreductase, with product MTDTAHGLGAGGPAAGSPGAGAEDEAVQARGKLKLAFFWAAACGGCDVAVLDIHEKILDVAALADIYLWPVAMDFKYKDVEALPDRFLDVAFYNGAVRNSEQEHMAHLLRRKAKTLVAFGSCACFGGIPSLANLFDREEILDWVYGGTFSTENPAGVRPQPRFTAPEGELTLPEFYAGAYRLQDFVPVDYFLPGCPPTPEWILKAVEAIASGNLPPRGAVLALDKTVCDTCPREKTDKKVKEFHRHYEIIPDPERCLLEQGLICMGPATRGGCGALCPSANMPCRGCYGPTREVVDQGAKMLSAVASILDSDDEEEIRLALARIEDPAGTFWRFGMAASLLGGRAFDAGSAPPDRAASATPPAGAGATPPTRAGADVAARGGKK from the coding sequence ATGACTGACACCGCGCATGGCCTGGGTGCCGGCGGACCCGCCGCGGGCAGCCCCGGCGCAGGGGCTGAAGATGAGGCCGTGCAGGCGAGGGGCAAGCTGAAGCTCGCCTTCTTCTGGGCGGCGGCCTGCGGCGGCTGCGACGTGGCCGTGCTGGACATTCACGAGAAGATCCTGGACGTGGCCGCCCTGGCCGACATCTACCTCTGGCCGGTGGCCATGGACTTCAAGTACAAAGACGTGGAGGCCCTCCCCGACCGCTTCCTGGACGTGGCCTTCTACAACGGCGCCGTGCGCAACTCCGAGCAGGAGCACATGGCCCACCTGCTCCGCCGCAAGGCGAAGACGCTGGTCGCCTTCGGCTCCTGCGCCTGCTTCGGGGGCATCCCCTCTTTGGCCAACCTCTTCGACCGGGAGGAGATCCTGGACTGGGTTTACGGGGGCACCTTCTCCACCGAGAACCCGGCCGGGGTACGCCCCCAGCCCCGCTTCACCGCCCCCGAGGGGGAGCTAACCCTCCCCGAGTTCTACGCCGGTGCCTACCGCCTGCAGGACTTCGTCCCCGTGGACTACTTCCTCCCCGGCTGCCCGCCCACCCCGGAGTGGATTCTCAAGGCGGTGGAGGCCATCGCCTCGGGCAACCTGCCCCCGCGCGGTGCGGTGCTGGCCCTGGACAAGACGGTGTGCGACACCTGCCCGCGGGAGAAGACCGACAAGAAGGTGAAGGAGTTCCACCGCCACTACGAGATCATCCCCGACCCCGAGCGCTGCCTGCTGGAGCAGGGGCTGATCTGTATGGGCCCGGCCACCCGGGGCGGCTGCGGGGCCCTCTGCCCGAGCGCCAACATGCCCTGCCGGGGCTGCTACGGCCCCACCCGCGAGGTGGTGGACCAGGGGGCCAAGATGCTGTCTGCGGTGGCCTCCATCCTGGACTCGGACGACGAGGAGGAGATCCGCCTGGCCCTGGCCCGCATCGAGGACCCCGCCGGCACCTTCTGGCGCTTTGGCATGGCCGCCTCCCTGCTGGGAGGCCGCGCCTTCGACGCCGGCTCCGC
- a CDS encoding hydrogenase iron-sulfur subunit, whose amino-acid sequence MNQDFEPKILGFFCNWCSYAGADLAGVSRLKYPANLRIVRVMCSGRVEPTMVLKAFACGADGVLISGCHPGDCHYQQGNYKTLRRVPLLERTLAQFGIHPARFRLTWISANEGQKLVQVVTEMVEEIKKLGPFPGTRARFPELAPHLSGATVIPGGAIPAPGGATTTVGVPGATLVAGGETHD is encoded by the coding sequence ATGAACCAGGACTTCGAACCCAAGATCCTGGGATTCTTTTGCAACTGGTGCTCCTACGCGGGGGCCGACCTGGCTGGCGTTTCCCGCCTGAAGTACCCCGCCAACCTGCGCATCGTGCGCGTGATGTGCTCGGGCCGCGTCGAGCCCACCATGGTGCTCAAGGCCTTCGCCTGCGGCGCCGACGGGGTTTTGATCTCCGGCTGCCACCCCGGTGACTGCCACTACCAGCAGGGTAACTACAAGACCCTGCGGCGCGTGCCCCTCCTGGAACGCACCCTGGCCCAGTTCGGCATCCACCCCGCCCGCTTCCGCCTCACCTGGATCTCCGCCAACGAGGGCCAGAAGCTGGTGCAGGTGGTCACCGAAATGGTCGAGGAGATTAAGAAGCTGGGCCCCTTCCCCGGTACCCGGGCCCGCTTCCCCGAACTCGCACCTCACCTGTCCGGCGCCACCGTCATACCCGGCGGCGCCATCCCCGCTCCGGGCGGTGCCACCACCACCGTGGGCGTTCCCGGGGCAACTCTGGTGGCAGGAGGTGAGACCCATGACTGA
- a CDS encoding CoB--CoM heterodisulfide reductase iron-sulfur subunit B family protein — MNGVPDVPVHRPSDRAANRLPEGQVNRLRYAFYPGCTAHASARDYTRSTYATFRALGIELEEVPGWSCCGSTAVSNVDPLLGMALSARNLALAESTGLDLAVTCNACYANLAPTLEAYREERRVRDRLQRVLDAVDRHLEAEREVKHGVHILTHDLGLDQVEERVRRPLDGVKAVPYYGCLLSRPRNPYEDPENPTSLDELLASLGAEVLPFERKTKCCGGSFMNTKEEVALRLTFEILEEARERGAHLIVCACAMCQLNLDAYRGKLRARYGTYHDTPVLYFTQAVGLALGLGCRDLAIGQSFVPADRLLGLR; from the coding sequence GTGAACGGCGTGCCCGACGTCCCGGTGCACCGCCCGTCTGACCGCGCGGCCAACCGCCTGCCTGAGGGCCAGGTGAACCGGCTGCGCTACGCCTTCTACCCCGGCTGCACCGCCCACGCCTCCGCCCGGGACTACACCCGTTCCACCTATGCCACCTTCCGGGCCCTGGGCATCGAGTTGGAGGAGGTGCCGGGCTGGTCGTGCTGCGGCTCCACGGCGGTGTCCAACGTAGATCCCCTGCTGGGCATGGCCCTCTCGGCCCGTAACCTGGCCCTGGCGGAGTCAACCGGCCTGGACCTGGCGGTGACCTGCAACGCCTGCTACGCCAACCTGGCCCCCACCCTGGAGGCCTACCGGGAAGAACGGCGCGTCCGCGACCGCCTGCAGCGGGTGCTGGACGCGGTCGATCGCCACCTGGAAGCCGAAAGAGAGGTCAAGCACGGTGTCCACATCCTGACGCACGACCTGGGGCTGGACCAGGTGGAGGAGCGGGTGCGCCGGCCCCTGGACGGGGTCAAGGCCGTGCCCTACTACGGCTGCCTGCTCTCCCGCCCCCGCAACCCCTACGAGGACCCCGAGAACCCCACCTCCCTGGACGAGCTGCTCGCCAGTCTGGGGGCGGAGGTGCTCCCCTTCGAGCGCAAGACCAAGTGCTGCGGTGGCTCCTTCATGAACACCAAGGAGGAAGTCGCCCTGCGCCTGACGTTTGAGATCCTGGAGGAGGCCCGCGAGCGGGGCGCCCACCTCATCGTGTGCGCCTGCGCCATGTGCCAGCTCAACCTGGACGCCTATCGGGGCAAGCTGCGGGCCCGGTACGGTACGTATCACGACACACCCGTGCTCTACTTCACCCAGGCGGTGGGCCTGGCCCTTGGTCTAGGGTGCAGGGACCTGGCCATCGGCCAGAGCTTTGTGCCGGCCGACCGCCTACTCGGCCTGCGATGA